Part of the Rhizobium sp. CCGE531 genome is shown below.
AAGACATGGACCTCGCCATCAACAATCCAGTCTGGGATCTTTACGACGCCCCCTGGAAGAGAAAGGTCGCGCCGGCTGAGGCGGTTGCGGCCGAATGAGGGCCTGGCCTGTCTTGGAGCAGGGGCAGGCTAGGCTCTCGCCGCGGATTTGATCCTGACACCTCGAACATCTCGACGTCCTTTGCCGCCATTGGTGCGGCACGATGAAACGAAAGGCGATTACCATGCCGCAGTCGGCGGAAAAAATTCTCGACCACGCGCCTCTGTTCCGCGAGCCGGAATACAGGCGAATGCTTGCCGAAAAGAAGCTGAATTTCGAATGTCCGCACCCGGACCAGGTCGTTGCCGATCAAAGCGAGTTCACCAAGACCTGGGAGTACAGGGAGAAAAATCTTGCCCGCGAAGCCCTGGTGATAAATCCCGCCAAAGCCTGCCAGCCGCTCGGGGCCGTCTTTGCGGCTGCGGGCTTCGAGCGGACCATGTCCTTCGTCCACGGCAGCCAGGGCTGCGTTGCCTATTACCGGTCGCACCTTTCGCGACACTTCAAGGAGCCTTCGTCGGCGGTTTCGTCCTCGATGACTGAGGACGCGGCGGTATTTGGCGGACTGAAGAACATGGTCGACGGGCTCGCCAACACCTATGCGCTCTACGACCCGTCGATGATTGCCGTCTCGACCACCTGCATGGCGGAGGTTATCGGCGACGATTTGCACGGCTTTATCGAAAACGCCAAGAGCGAAGGCTCGGTCCCCTTAGACTTCGATGTTCCTTTCGCCCACACGCCCGCCTTCGTCGGCAGCCATGTCGATGGCTATGACGGCATGGTCAAGGGCATCCTGGAGCACTTCTGGAAGGGCAGGGAGCGCAAGGAACCGAACGGCACCATCAACATCATACCCGGGTTCGACGGCTTCTGCGTCGGCAACAACCGCGAGCTCAAGCGCCTGCTGAACCTCATGGGCGTATCGTATACCCTCATCCAGGACGCATCCGACCAGTTCGATACTCCCTCGGATGGCATGTATCGCATGTATGATGGCGGCACGACGATCGGAGACGTCAAGGAAGCTCTTGGCGCCGAAGCGACACTATCGCTGCAGCACTACAACACCCGCAAGACGCTGGAATATTGCAAGGAGTTCGGACAGCCGACGGCTTCCTTCCATTATCCCCTTGGCGTTAAAGCAACCGACGAATTGCTGGTGAAAATCTCGGAGATTTCCGGCAAGGAAATCCCTTCCGCGATCGGACTGGAGCGTGGGCGCCTCGTCGACGCCATGGCGGACAGCCAAGCCTGGCTGCACGGAAAGAAATACGCGATCTACGGCGATCCAGATTTTGTCTATGCGGTGGCCCGGTTCGTGATGGAAACCGGCGGCGAGCCCACACATTGCCTCGCGACCAACGGCACATCTGCGTGGGAAAGCGAAATGAAGGCATTGCTTGCATCCTCGCCGTTCGGAAAGGATGCCAAGGTCTGGGCGGGCAAGGACCTCTGGGCACTGCGCTCACTGCTTTTCACCGAACCGGTGGACCTGTTGATCGGCAATTCCTATGGCAAATATCTGGAGCGCGACACCGGCACGCCGCTGATCCGGCTGACGTTTCCGATTTTCGACCGGCACCATCATCATCGCTTCCCGCTGATGGGCTACCAAGGCGGGCTGCGTGTCTTAACGACAATCCTCGACACGATATTCGACAAACTCGACCGCGAGACGAGCCAAACAGGTGTCACGGACTATTCCTATGACCTCACACGCTAACGGCAAACGCTCGGCTCCGCCGCCGAGTGTCTTGCAATCGACATCCAAGACCGGCGCAAGCCGGTCGCTCGATGCCAGGATCCAGGACGTCTTCGAGGAACCCGCTTGCGAGATGAACCGCGGCAAAGATGCCAATGTCCGCAAGAAGGGTTGTTCCAAGCCGCTCACCCCCGGGGCGGCAGCCGGTGGCTGCGCGTTCGACGGCGCAAAGATCGTGCTGCAGCCGATCACCGACGTCGCGCATCTGATCCATGCTCCGCTCGCCTGCGAAGGCAATTCCTGGGATAACCGTGGTACGGCTTCGTCCGGCCCGATGCTCTGGCGCACGAGCTTCACCACCGATCTTACCGAACTCGACGTGGTGATGGGCCACGCCGAGCGGAAGCTTTTCAAAGCGATCCGCGAGATCAAGGAAACCTACGCGCCACCGGCGATCTTCGTCTATTCGACATGCGTTACG
Proteins encoded:
- the nifK gene encoding nitrogenase molybdenum-iron protein subunit beta gives rise to the protein MPQSAEKILDHAPLFREPEYRRMLAEKKLNFECPHPDQVVADQSEFTKTWEYREKNLAREALVINPAKACQPLGAVFAAAGFERTMSFVHGSQGCVAYYRSHLSRHFKEPSSAVSSSMTEDAAVFGGLKNMVDGLANTYALYDPSMIAVSTTCMAEVIGDDLHGFIENAKSEGSVPLDFDVPFAHTPAFVGSHVDGYDGMVKGILEHFWKGRERKEPNGTINIIPGFDGFCVGNNRELKRLLNLMGVSYTLIQDASDQFDTPSDGMYRMYDGGTTIGDVKEALGAEATLSLQHYNTRKTLEYCKEFGQPTASFHYPLGVKATDELLVKISEISGKEIPSAIGLERGRLVDAMADSQAWLHGKKYAIYGDPDFVYAVARFVMETGGEPTHCLATNGTSAWESEMKALLASSPFGKDAKVWAGKDLWALRSLLFTEPVDLLIGNSYGKYLERDTGTPLIRLTFPIFDRHHHHRFPLMGYQGGLRVLTTILDTIFDKLDRETSQTGVTDYSYDLTR